A genomic segment from Zygotorulaspora mrakii chromosome 1, complete sequence encodes:
- the SLX9 gene encoding Slx9p (similar to Saccharomyces cerevisiae SLX9 (YGR081C); ancestral locus Anc_3.409): MVAKKRNTLRSKAEAAAASRGTAAQALAGSGLEGIAGGQDAEATQNPPLSTFLYQPRETKKSKQLNKQQTFLSKVRERSTNSDPALAGVSKSAVRRRKRHMREDLKPKMNDLLTSLGQEEDLKEHVTAEQQDDDSTKENKRKVTKVVRREELPEIESAFVRRKKNEPNIRNQRGAKALTIKETTRMVEVLSNKSFQSNTFSSLRDVIKMRNR, from the coding sequence GCTGAGGCTGCAGCGGCCTCAAGAGGGACTGCTGCGCAAGCTCTAGCGGGATCGGGGTTGGAAGGAATTGCAGGAGGTCAAGACGCCGAAGCTACTCAAAATCCACCCCTCAGTACATTCCTGTATCAGCCGAGGGAAACCAAGAAATCTAAGCAACTCAACAAACAGCAGACCTTTTTAAGCAAGGTCAGGGAAAGGTCAACCAACAGTGATCCTGCGCTTGCTGGAGTCTCTAAATCAGCAGTAAGACGTCGAAAGAGACACATGAGGGAAGATCTAAAACCCAAAATGAATGATCTGTTGACGTCTTTGGGCCAAgaggaagatttgaaagagcATGTGACTGCTGAACAACAGGACGACGACAGCACGAAGGAGAATAAGCGGAAAGTGACAAAAGTAGTACGTAGAGAAGAGTTGCCAGAGATAGAAAGTGCATTTGTACgtagaaaaaagaatgagcCAAATATTCGAAACCAAAGGGGTGCCAAAGCTTTGACCATAAAGGAAACAACAAGAATGGTTGAGGTTTTAAGTAATAAATCATTTCAAAGTAATACTTTCAGTTCCTTGCGTGATGtaataaaaatgagaaataGGTGA